CCACTTTATCTTCCGGGAAAGTGGATGGAATCAGCGGTGTCCAAATGGGACCCGGTGCAACGCCGTTTACACGGATTCCTTTTTTAATCAGGTTTCCTGATAAGGAGCGGGTAAAGGATGTGATGGCCCCTTTAGTTGCAGAGTAGTCGATTAGCCCCGGTGAGCCGGCGTATGCTGTAATCGATGTTGTATTGATGATGGAGCTGCCTTCCTTAAGATGCGGAAGGGATGCTTTCGTTAGATGGAACATAGAGAAGATGTTTGTTTTAAATGTCCGCTCAAGCTGTTCAGTTGTAATGTCTTCGAAATTGTCTTGTGGATGCTGTTCGGCTGCGTTGTTTACGAGGATATCAAGTTTGCCGAATTTGACGATTGTTTCCCTTACAACCTGTTTGCAAAATCCTTCATCGCCTATATCTCCGGCAATAATAAAGCAGCTGCGGCCTTCCTTTTCCACTAAACGCTTCGTTTCAGATGCGTCATCATGTTCATTTAAATAAGCGATGGTGACGTCTGCGCCTTCTCTTGCAAAAAATACGGCTACGGCGCGTCCGATTCCGCTGTCTCCGCCAGTAATAATAGCGGTCTTCCCTTCCAGCTTCCCGCTGCCTTTGTAGAAGTCACCAGCAAATTTAGGGGCCGGATTCATCAAGGTTTCCTGTCCCGGCTGAACATCCTGCTCCTGTGCCGGCATCGTTTGCTTTTGTTCATTTTGTCCGCTCATTTTTTCCACTCCTTATATATCAGTGATTCTCTCATAATTGATGATTCCCCAAGAATGGAAAATAAAACATTACAAAAACAGAACCGGCAAACGCCGGCTCTGTTACATGACATTAAAATACCTTGCATCGGGATGGGAGACGACGATCGCTGAAACCGATGCTTCCGGTTCCATCATAAATCCGTCCGTCAACTCAATGCCGATCGTTTCAGGGCGGATCAGTCTGAATAGCTTAGCCTGATCATCGAGATCCGGACAGGCAGGATAGCCGAATGAGTAGCGCTGTCCCTGATACTTAGCTGAGAATCGCTGATCCATTGTAAAGTCCGTTGCGTCCGGGAACCCCCATCGGTCACGGATGAGCTGATGGGTCCGTTCAGCAAGGCCCTCTGCCATTTCAAGCGCCAATGCCTGGACCGCATGGCTCTTCAGGTAATCACCCTGTTCCTTAAATCGGTTCGCGGCTTCTCTGACATTGCGTCCAGCTGTTACTGCGAAGAAGGAGACATAGTCTTCGCCTTCGCTTTCCTCCCGGACGTAGTCTGAGATACAGCGGTTCGGAAGCTTCACCTGTCTCGGGAAATCAAAGGTTTCAAGCGGAGAGCCGGCTTCTTCAGAAAAAATGTGAAGCTTGTTGCCTTCGCTTTGAGCTCGGAAAAACTGATACACAAAAGCGGGTTCAAACCAATTTTCTTCTTTTCCCTGAACAATCAGGTCTTCAATCAGCTGCTTGAGTGCCAGTGTTTTTTCATCTTTTTTAGCAATCAATTCTTTGATTTTTCCTTTTACCCCTAAATGGTGGCCAAGGAGCATCTGCATGTTAATGTACGGCAGGATATGCTCAAGACTGATGGATTTTACCACATGCCGTTTACAGTCGGCCGGCTTGAGAAGCTCCGCCGCCGTTATGGTTTTTCTTTTTTCCAATAGTGTTGCCACTGCGGAGGACGGCTCTCTTGTGACCGTAATGGTTTCCGGAATTTCTTTCTTAACAAATTGTGCAGGGTCTTGCCTCAGTCTGTTAGCCAGAGAGAGGCCATCCATGGCATCTTTTGCATACAGCACGGTTCCTTGATATTCAGGGGAAATTTTATAATCCGTAAACTTTCTTGAAAGAGCTGCACCGCCGACCATAATCGGAGTTTCAATGTCAGCCTGCTTTAGATCCTGTGCCGTCAGAACCATTTGCTGGGCCGATTTTACAAGAAGGCCCGATAAGCCAATTACATCTGGTTTTTCCCTGCGGACAGCTTCGATGATTTCCTGCGGTGTGACTTTGATACCGAGATCGACAACTCGAAACCCGTTATTGCTCAAGATTATCTCCACTAGATTTTTGCCGATATCATGAACGTCACCTTTTACGGTGGCCAGCAGAATTTTCCCTTTCCCGCTGTCATCCTTGATTTCCATGTGCGGCTCAAGATACGAGACGGAGGTTTTCATAACCTCAGCACTTTGCAGAACCTCGGCGACAATGAGCTGATTCGTGTTGAACAGCACGCCAACCTCCGCCATGCCATCCATTAACGGGCCATTAATAATATCAAGCGGGTCAGG
The Metabacillus sp. FJAT-52054 genome window above contains:
- a CDS encoding SDR family oxidoreductase; its protein translation is MSGQNEQKQTMPAQEQDVQPGQETLMNPAPKFAGDFYKGSGKLEGKTAIITGGDSGIGRAVAVFFAREGADVTIAYLNEHDDASETKRLVEKEGRSCFIIAGDIGDEGFCKQVVRETIVKFGKLDILVNNAAEQHPQDNFEDITTEQLERTFKTNIFSMFHLTKASLPHLKEGSSIINTTSITAYAGSPGLIDYSATKGAITSFTRSLSGNLIKKGIRVNGVAPGPIWTPLIPSTFPEDKVAEFGADTPMQRPGQPEELAPSYVYLASADSTYVTGQVLHVNGGKVVNG